A single window of Hippocampus zosterae strain Florida chromosome 15, ASM2543408v3, whole genome shotgun sequence DNA harbors:
- the LOC127616007 gene encoding kelch-like protein 10 isoform X1, producing MMSSDGPLACGQLQHLTKGLSDAIIAVDNTEFHIHKIILCNCSPYFGALFLRWSNPDQRVYVIRGLAAHLMRLIVDFAYTGTVSVTEDNVKELLIAADEFNMIAIVQTCCTFLTEQLRPENCVGIWQFTRNYYVPQLQLEAYQYILYHFEDVAASHELRWLSVQDLCDILDRDDLIVKKENTVFQAILHWIAHAPRERGRNLAVLLARVRLALTSEEFISVNVLTNQMVQNNSKCLDMVGFATRVIRHMKANSVSGFCNLVARPRLPSAILLAIGGWSGVNPTQCIEAYDIHANSWVSLLDNMDQPRAYCGAAFLNNAIYCLGGFDGTEYYNTVSRFDLNTRTWHKVAPMHFRRCYVSVTVLNGCIYAIGGHDGRVRLETAEYYTPETNQWTLIASMQEQRSDASCTTLNDKVYICGGFNGNESLQTAEYYSPETNQWMATAPMSCRRSGIGVIGHGSLVYAVGGYDGDDRLASAEAYDPQTDTWIMLPPMQCPRSNFGIEVVEDCLFVAGGYNGVSTTNLVEYYDLKLGTWSAANDMRISRSALSCCVMSGLPNIAQYTMLRNDLPLLFLEDDTVDMEDEV from the exons ATGATGAGTTCAGATGGTCCGTTGGCGTGTGGCCAACTGCAGCATCTCACCAAAGGCCTAAGCGATGCCATCATCGCGGTGGACAACACTGAGTTCCACATCCATAAGATCATCCTGTGCAACTGCAGCCCCTACTTCGG AGCCCTCTTTCTACGCTGGTCCAACCCAGACCAGAGGGTGTATGTCATACGTGGTCTGGCGGCCCACTTAATGCGGCTCATTGTTGATTTTGCATACACCGGCACTGTGTCGGTGACGGAGGACAATGTGAAGGAGTTGTTGATCGCGGCCGATGAGTTCAATATGATTGCTATTGTTCAAACCTGCTGCACATTTCTAACAGAGCAGCTCAGGCCGGAGAACTGCGTTGGCATCTGGCAGTTCACCAGGAACTATTACGTTCCCCAGTTGCAGCTTGAGGCCTACCAGTACATACTCTACCACTTTGAGGATGTGGCTGCCTCGCACGAGCTCCGCTGGCTGTCTGTGCAGGACTTGTGCGACATCCTAGACCGCGATGACCTGATCGTGAAGAAGGAGAACACGGTGTTCCAGGCTATCCTACACTGGATTGCGCATGCACCCCGTGAGCGAGGCAGGAACCTGGCTGTGCTGCTAGCGCGG GTCCGTCTGGCTCTGACAAGTGAGGAGTTCATCTCGGTCAACGTGCTGACCAATCAGATGGTACAGAACAACAGCAAGTGTCTGGACATGGTAGGTTTCGCCACTCGAGTGATCCGTCACATGAAAGCCAACTCCGTGTCTGGATTCTGCAACCTGGTCGCTCGTCCCCGGCTGCCTTCCGCCATCCTTCTGGCGATAGGCGGATGGAGTGGAGTTAACCCGACGCAGTGCATCGAAGCATATGACATCCACGCTAACAGTTGGGTCAGCCTTTTGGACAATATGGACCAACCGCGGGCGTACTGCGGTGCCGCCTTTCTCAACAATGCCATCTATTGTTTGGGCGGCTTTGACGGCACAGAATACTACAACACTGTCAGCCGCTTTGACCTGAACACTCGTACCTGGCATAAAGTGGCGCCCATGCACTTCCGCCGCTGCTATGTGAGCGTCACAGTGCTAAATGGATGCATTTACGCAATAGGAGGCCACGATGGACGTGTAAGACTAGAGACAGCTGAGTACTACACACCTGAAACCAACCAGTGGACTCTTATTGCCAGTATGCAAGAACAGAGGAGCGATGCTAGCTGTACCACCCTCAATGACAAG GTTTACATTTGCGGTGGTTTTAATGGAAATGAGTCACTGCAAACAGCAGAATATTACAGCCCAGAGACCAACCAGTGGATGGCCACGGCCCCCATGAGCTGCCGCCGCAGTGGCATTGGGGTCATCGGGCATGGCAGCCTTGTGTACGCA GTTGGAGGCTATGATGGCGATGACCGCCTGGCTAGCGCTGAGGCCTACGACCCTCAGACAGACACCTGGATCATGCTGCCACCCATGCAGTGCCCCAGGAGCAACTTTGGCATTGAAGTTGTGGAGGATTGTCTCTTTGTGGCTGGTGGCTACAATGGTGTCTCCACCACCAACCTGGTGGAGTACTACGATCTGAAACTTGGCACGTGGTCTGCGGCCAATGATATGCGGATCTCTCGAAGCGCTCTGAGCTGCTGTGTGATGTCCGGGTTGCCCAACATTGCCCAGTATACGATGCTTCGTAATGACCTGCCTTTGCTCTTCTTGGAGGATGATACAGTTGATATGGAAGAtgaagtctaa
- the LOC127616007 gene encoding kelch-like protein 10 isoform X2, with protein MPSSRWTTLSSTSIRSSCATAAPTSEQLRPENCVGIWQFTRNYYVPQLQLEAYQYILYHFEDVAASHELRWLSVQDLCDILDRDDLIVKKENTVFQAILHWIAHAPRERGRNLAVLLARVRLALTSEEFISVNVLTNQMVQNNSKCLDMVGFATRVIRHMKANSVSGFCNLVARPRLPSAILLAIGGWSGVNPTQCIEAYDIHANSWVSLLDNMDQPRAYCGAAFLNNAIYCLGGFDGTEYYNTVSRFDLNTRTWHKVAPMHFRRCYVSVTVLNGCIYAIGGHDGRVRLETAEYYTPETNQWTLIASMQEQRSDASCTTLNDKVYICGGFNGNESLQTAEYYSPETNQWMATAPMSCRRSGIGVIGHGSLVYAVGGYDGDDRLASAEAYDPQTDTWIMLPPMQCPRSNFGIEVVEDCLFVAGGYNGVSTTNLVEYYDLKLGTWSAANDMRISRSALSCCVMSGLPNIAQYTMLRNDLPLLFLEDDTVDMEDEV; from the exons ATGCCATCATCGCGGTGGACAACACTGAGTTCCACATCCATAAGATCATCCTGTGCAACTGCAGCCCCTACTTCGG AGCAGCTCAGGCCGGAGAACTGCGTTGGCATCTGGCAGTTCACCAGGAACTATTACGTTCCCCAGTTGCAGCTTGAGGCCTACCAGTACATACTCTACCACTTTGAGGATGTGGCTGCCTCGCACGAGCTCCGCTGGCTGTCTGTGCAGGACTTGTGCGACATCCTAGACCGCGATGACCTGATCGTGAAGAAGGAGAACACGGTGTTCCAGGCTATCCTACACTGGATTGCGCATGCACCCCGTGAGCGAGGCAGGAACCTGGCTGTGCTGCTAGCGCGG GTCCGTCTGGCTCTGACAAGTGAGGAGTTCATCTCGGTCAACGTGCTGACCAATCAGATGGTACAGAACAACAGCAAGTGTCTGGACATGGTAGGTTTCGCCACTCGAGTGATCCGTCACATGAAAGCCAACTCCGTGTCTGGATTCTGCAACCTGGTCGCTCGTCCCCGGCTGCCTTCCGCCATCCTTCTGGCGATAGGCGGATGGAGTGGAGTTAACCCGACGCAGTGCATCGAAGCATATGACATCCACGCTAACAGTTGGGTCAGCCTTTTGGACAATATGGACCAACCGCGGGCGTACTGCGGTGCCGCCTTTCTCAACAATGCCATCTATTGTTTGGGCGGCTTTGACGGCACAGAATACTACAACACTGTCAGCCGCTTTGACCTGAACACTCGTACCTGGCATAAAGTGGCGCCCATGCACTTCCGCCGCTGCTATGTGAGCGTCACAGTGCTAAATGGATGCATTTACGCAATAGGAGGCCACGATGGACGTGTAAGACTAGAGACAGCTGAGTACTACACACCTGAAACCAACCAGTGGACTCTTATTGCCAGTATGCAAGAACAGAGGAGCGATGCTAGCTGTACCACCCTCAATGACAAG GTTTACATTTGCGGTGGTTTTAATGGAAATGAGTCACTGCAAACAGCAGAATATTACAGCCCAGAGACCAACCAGTGGATGGCCACGGCCCCCATGAGCTGCCGCCGCAGTGGCATTGGGGTCATCGGGCATGGCAGCCTTGTGTACGCA GTTGGAGGCTATGATGGCGATGACCGCCTGGCTAGCGCTGAGGCCTACGACCCTCAGACAGACACCTGGATCATGCTGCCACCCATGCAGTGCCCCAGGAGCAACTTTGGCATTGAAGTTGTGGAGGATTGTCTCTTTGTGGCTGGTGGCTACAATGGTGTCTCCACCACCAACCTGGTGGAGTACTACGATCTGAAACTTGGCACGTGGTCTGCGGCCAATGATATGCGGATCTCTCGAAGCGCTCTGAGCTGCTGTGTGATGTCCGGGTTGCCCAACATTGCCCAGTATACGATGCTTCGTAATGACCTGCCTTTGCTCTTCTTGGAGGATGATACAGTTGATATGGAAGAtgaagtctaa